Proteins encoded together in one Salarchaeum sp. JOR-1 window:
- a CDS encoding pyridoxal-phosphate dependent enzyme translates to MTLECRACGATYAEGPDEPWRCDCGHALDFAERALPDPRDVDASRGLWAFESFLPAPPDVSLGEGFTPLTDAPAWDAQFKLDFVFPSGSYKDRGATVLLSRAAELGVERVLEDSSGNAGAAVAQYAARAGIDADIYVPADAKPSKLRAIEAAGATPVRIEGTRSDVTDACVEAVAAGEGWYASHAWNPAFYAGTETFAYELAVQRDRSAPDAVVLPLGHGTLFLGAYRGFRRLHEAGWTDSIPRLYGVQAAGVAPIANRLHADGDGENDVPDGIQIADPARADQILDAIDATGGDAIALDADTTKRELERLHDGGFYCEPTSAVAPAGLRAYRERGEITAGEDVVVPLTGSGLKT, encoded by the coding sequence ATGACCCTGGAGTGTCGCGCGTGCGGCGCGACGTACGCGGAAGGCCCCGACGAGCCGTGGCGCTGCGACTGCGGACACGCGCTCGACTTCGCGGAGCGCGCGCTCCCCGATCCTCGCGACGTGGACGCCTCTCGGGGGCTGTGGGCGTTCGAGTCGTTCCTCCCCGCGCCCCCCGACGTGTCGCTCGGCGAGGGGTTCACACCGCTGACTGACGCGCCCGCGTGGGACGCCCAGTTCAAGCTCGACTTCGTCTTCCCGTCCGGGAGTTACAAGGATCGCGGCGCGACCGTTCTGCTGTCGCGCGCGGCGGAACTCGGCGTGGAGCGCGTGCTGGAGGACTCCTCGGGGAACGCGGGCGCGGCCGTCGCGCAGTACGCCGCGCGCGCCGGTATCGACGCGGACATCTACGTGCCGGCGGACGCGAAACCGTCGAAGCTCCGCGCCATCGAGGCCGCGGGCGCGACTCCCGTGCGAATCGAGGGAACCCGGAGCGACGTGACGGACGCCTGCGTCGAGGCGGTGGCGGCGGGCGAGGGCTGGTACGCGAGCCACGCCTGGAACCCCGCGTTCTACGCGGGTACGGAGACGTTCGCGTACGAACTCGCCGTCCAGCGCGACAGGAGCGCGCCGGACGCCGTCGTCCTCCCGCTCGGCCACGGCACGCTCTTCCTCGGCGCGTACCGCGGGTTCCGACGCCTCCACGAGGCGGGCTGGACGGACTCGATCCCGCGACTGTACGGCGTCCAGGCGGCGGGCGTCGCCCCTATCGCGAACCGCCTGCACGCCGACGGCGACGGGGAGAACGACGTGCCGGACGGCATCCAGATAGCCGACCCCGCGCGCGCCGACCAGATTCTCGACGCCATCGACGCGACGGGCGGGGACGCCATCGCGCTCGACGCCGACACTACGAAGCGGGAGCTGGAGCGCCTGCACGACGGAGGCTTCTACTGCGAGCCGACGAGCGCCGTCGCGCCCGCCGGCCTCCGCGCGTACCGCGAACGCGGCGAAATCACTGCGGGAGAAGACGTGGTGGTGCCGCTCACCGGGAGCGGACTGAAAACGTAG
- the citZ gene encoding citrate synthase encodes MADELHKGLEGVLVAESSLSYIDGDEGKLVYRGYTIEDLAENASYEEVLYLLWHGELPTRAELDTFESEMAAERDIDDAVVDLLRDLVDADEDPMNALRTAVSQLSAYEPEDDADPEDLDASLRKGRRITAKIPTILAAYDRLRRGEDVVEPREDLGHAANFLYMFTGEEPDDVAAETFDMALTLHADHGLNASTFTSMVVASTLADMYSSVTGGIGALSGSLHGGANQDVMELLVEVEESGKDPLKWVDDAIADGLRVPGWGHRVYNVKDPRAVILERKSKDLGNASGEKKWYDIAHDIEQYLVEEKNFDEKGLAPNVDFYSGTVYYQLGIPLDLYTPIFAMSRVGGWVGHVLEYQEDNRLIRPRGRYIGDKNNDWTPIDER; translated from the coding sequence ATGGCAGACGAACTTCACAAGGGGCTTGAAGGCGTGCTCGTCGCCGAGTCCTCGCTGAGTTACATCGACGGTGACGAGGGTAAACTCGTCTACCGTGGGTACACCATCGAGGATCTCGCCGAGAACGCGAGCTACGAGGAAGTCCTCTACCTCCTCTGGCACGGCGAACTTCCGACCCGAGCGGAACTCGACACGTTCGAGTCCGAGATGGCCGCCGAACGCGACATCGACGACGCCGTCGTCGACCTCCTCCGCGACCTCGTGGACGCGGACGAAGACCCGATGAACGCGCTCCGGACCGCCGTCAGCCAGCTTTCCGCGTACGAACCCGAGGACGACGCCGACCCCGAAGACCTCGACGCGAGCCTCCGGAAGGGCCGCCGCATCACCGCGAAAATCCCGACTATCCTCGCGGCCTACGACCGCCTCCGCCGCGGCGAAGACGTGGTCGAGCCCCGCGAGGATCTCGGGCACGCCGCGAACTTCCTCTACATGTTCACCGGCGAGGAACCCGACGACGTGGCCGCCGAGACGTTCGACATGGCGCTCACGCTCCACGCCGACCACGGCCTGAACGCCTCTACGTTCACGAGCATGGTCGTCGCCTCGACGCTCGCGGACATGTACTCCTCCGTCACCGGCGGCATCGGCGCGCTCTCCGGCAGCCTCCACGGCGGCGCGAACCAGGATGTCATGGAACTCCTCGTCGAAGTCGAGGAGTCCGGCAAGGATCCCCTCAAGTGGGTGGACGACGCTATCGCGGACGGCCTCCGCGTCCCCGGCTGGGGGCACCGCGTCTACAACGTCAAAGACCCGCGCGCCGTCATCCTCGAACGCAAATCGAAGGATCTCGGGAACGCGAGCGGCGAGAAGAAGTGGTACGACATCGCCCACGACATCGAGCAGTACCTCGTGGAGGAGAAGAACTTCGACGAGAAGGGACTCGCCCCCAACGTCGACTTCTACTCCGGCACCGTCTACTACCAGCTCGGCATCCCCCTCGACCTCTACACGCCCATCTTCGCCATGAGTCGCGTCGGCGGCTGGGTCGGCCACGTCCTCGAATACCAGGAGGACAACCGCCTCATCCGCCCGCGCGGCCGCTACATCGGCGACAAGAACAACGACTGGACGCCGATCGACGAACGGTAG
- a CDS encoding sporulation protein translates to MDVLSRVGIGAATVDTVFPSDTVTAGDSVDVEVRVAGGDSEQDVDGIYFALETRYHTEDGYDTGVVSKQRLTESFTITPDDDRTFDATIDIPYDTPVTLGRTKVWVETGLDIDWALDPDDTDHLHVEPGDRLGAVLDAFDALGFSVHAAEPTAAGRGVFSHHFVQEFDFRPRGGDFAGDVDEVEVTARPKSDSLDLVVEVDRRGSAFAELADADERYERLTVTDTSGLEEELRDIVQRLAA, encoded by the coding sequence ATCGGCGCAGCGACCGTCGACACCGTCTTCCCCTCCGACACCGTCACCGCGGGCGACTCCGTGGACGTCGAAGTCCGCGTCGCCGGCGGCGACAGCGAACAGGACGTCGACGGCATCTACTTCGCGCTCGAAACCCGCTACCACACCGAAGACGGCTACGACACCGGCGTCGTCTCGAAACAGCGCCTCACCGAATCGTTCACCATCACCCCCGACGACGACCGCACGTTCGACGCGACCATCGACATCCCCTACGACACGCCGGTGACGCTCGGCCGCACCAAGGTCTGGGTGGAAACCGGGCTCGACATCGACTGGGCGCTCGACCCCGACGACACCGACCACCTCCACGTCGAACCCGGCGACCGCCTCGGCGCGGTGCTGGACGCCTTCGACGCCCTCGGCTTCTCCGTCCACGCGGCCGAACCAACCGCCGCCGGCCGCGGCGTGTTCAGCCACCACTTCGTTCAAGAGTTCGACTTCCGCCCCCGCGGCGGCGACTTCGCCGGCGACGTGGACGAAGTCGAAGTCACCGCCCGCCCCAAATCGGACAGCCTCGACCTCGTCGTCGAAGTCGACCGCCGAGGCAGCGCGTTCGCCGAGCTCGCGGACGCCGACGAGCGCTACGAACGACTCACCGTCACCGACACCAGCGGGCTCGAAGAAGAACTGCGCGACATCGTTCAGCGACTCGCCGCGTAA
- a CDS encoding succinylglutamate desuccinylase/aspartoacylase family protein encodes MTTLGSASAEPGEAGFGRLDVGETRDGTTIGLPVAVINGADEGETLYVQAASDGDELNGVGVVNRVVPQLDPQELAGTVLVVGITNWHAFQVAEHRNPIDDTKMNRAYPGDANGSSSERIAHATFEAAQRADLVLDLHQGSTSRMLNEVRVRCGRRHRLHDECLELAKVFDCGHVLDQKGPDGQLARAAPDEGIPTIDPELGGAVGWDEESIEYGVRGVWNVLEHYGFVEGDAEPESQTRAKRFDRYGAPAGGIVNFEVELGDEVSAGDVLFRVTDVFGSLKAEVAARSDGVFWRSRRLPQVATGEYVCSVGTSVDTA; translated from the coding sequence ATGACCACGCTGGGCTCCGCGAGCGCCGAGCCGGGGGAGGCCGGGTTCGGCCGCCTCGACGTCGGCGAGACGCGGGACGGAACCACCATCGGACTCCCCGTCGCCGTGATCAACGGCGCCGACGAGGGAGAGACGCTGTACGTGCAGGCGGCGAGCGACGGCGACGAACTCAACGGCGTCGGCGTCGTGAACCGCGTCGTCCCCCAGCTCGACCCCCAGGAACTCGCGGGGACGGTGCTCGTCGTCGGCATCACGAACTGGCACGCCTTTCAGGTCGCGGAGCACCGCAACCCCATCGACGACACGAAGATGAACCGCGCGTACCCCGGGGACGCGAACGGTTCCTCCTCGGAGCGGATCGCGCACGCGACGTTCGAGGCCGCGCAGCGCGCCGACCTCGTGCTCGACCTCCATCAGGGCTCGACGAGTCGGATGCTGAACGAGGTGCGGGTGCGGTGTGGGCGCCGCCACCGACTGCACGACGAGTGTCTCGAGCTCGCGAAGGTGTTCGACTGCGGGCACGTCCTCGACCAGAAGGGGCCGGACGGCCAGCTCGCGCGCGCCGCGCCCGACGAGGGCATTCCGACCATCGACCCCGAGCTTGGCGGCGCCGTGGGCTGGGACGAGGAGTCCATCGAGTACGGCGTCCGGGGCGTCTGGAACGTCCTCGAACACTACGGGTTCGTCGAGGGTGACGCGGAGCCGGAGTCGCAGACGCGCGCGAAGCGCTTCGACCGGTACGGCGCGCCCGCGGGCGGTATCGTGAACTTCGAAGTCGAGCTCGGGGACGAGGTGTCGGCGGGCGACGTGCTGTTCCGCGTGACGGACGTGTTCGGGTCGCTGAAGGCCGAGGTCGCGGCGCGCAGCGACGGCGTCTTCTGGCGCTCTCGGCGACTCCCGCAGGTCGCGACCGGCGAGTACGTCTGCTCCGTGGGCACGAGCGTCGACACCGCATGA
- a CDS encoding potassium channel family protein, with translation MSGRVEYEPASVKDLLAEMKDTAELLIDLSYSAVLHGSDDVAEEVLALEERMDVLQMRARMSVMMAARNPEEVESLAPVLGITGAAEKVSDAAGDIAKIVLDDIGLPEAIRSALPEAVETLVRAELSPDSAYAGRTFADVNLETETGVRVIAVRRGGDWLLNPDRETAFEAGDVLLLRGPGETIGGVVETATGRAYQPPEPVEPDIADLERAVDSLVLMKNMSELAVDLAYGSVLFDSTEIAEEVVELEAEVDALKSRFEAWTLGAAADVPDPVQLRGLVHLATATEVISDAALEISEGVLRGLDTHVVVQEAVEESDEVIVRQTVDAGSALDGTTLGERAVKTETGMRVIAVRRPDTDDEWVVQPGPDTALRAGDVLLAKGTRAGAERLDALASA, from the coding sequence ATGAGCGGACGCGTCGAGTACGAGCCCGCGAGCGTGAAAGACCTCCTCGCGGAGATGAAGGACACCGCGGAACTCCTCATCGACCTCTCGTACTCGGCGGTTCTCCACGGGAGCGACGACGTTGCCGAGGAAGTGCTCGCGCTGGAAGAACGCATGGACGTGTTGCAGATGCGGGCGCGGATGAGCGTGATGATGGCGGCGCGCAACCCCGAGGAGGTGGAGTCGCTCGCGCCCGTGCTCGGCATTACGGGGGCGGCGGAGAAGGTGAGCGACGCCGCGGGTGACATCGCGAAAATCGTGCTGGATGACATCGGGCTGCCGGAGGCGATTCGGTCGGCGCTCCCGGAGGCCGTGGAGACGCTGGTGCGCGCGGAACTCTCGCCCGACTCCGCGTACGCGGGCCGGACGTTCGCGGACGTGAACCTCGAAACCGAGACGGGCGTGCGCGTCATCGCCGTCCGGCGGGGTGGCGACTGGCTTCTCAATCCCGACCGGGAGACGGCGTTCGAGGCCGGTGACGTACTCCTCCTTCGCGGCCCCGGAGAGACCATCGGCGGCGTGGTGGAGACCGCGACCGGACGAGCGTACCAGCCGCCAGAACCCGTAGAACCGGACATCGCGGACCTCGAACGCGCCGTCGATTCGCTCGTGTTGATGAAGAACATGAGCGAGCTCGCCGTCGACCTCGCGTACGGGAGCGTGCTGTTCGACTCGACGGAGATAGCCGAGGAGGTCGTGGAACTCGAAGCCGAGGTGGACGCGCTGAAGTCGCGCTTCGAGGCGTGGACGCTGGGGGCGGCGGCGGACGTACCCGACCCCGTCCAGTTGCGGGGGCTGGTGCACCTCGCGACCGCGACGGAGGTCATCAGCGACGCCGCGCTCGAAATCAGCGAGGGCGTCCTCCGCGGACTGGACACGCACGTCGTCGTACAGGAGGCAGTCGAGGAGTCAGACGAGGTTATCGTCCGGCAGACGGTCGACGCGGGGAGCGCGCTCGACGGAACGACGCTCGGCGAGCGCGCGGTGAAGACCGAGACGGGAATGCGCGTCATCGCCGTGCGGCGACCGGACACCGACGACGAGTGGGTGGTGCAGCCCGGTCCCGACACGGCGCTCCGCGCGGGTGACGTACTGCTCGCGAAGGGAACCCGCGCCGGCGCGGAACGCCTCGACGCGCTCGCGTCCGCGTGA